Proteins encoded together in one Quercus lobata isolate SW786 chromosome 3, ValleyOak3.0 Primary Assembly, whole genome shotgun sequence window:
- the LOC115980177 gene encoding uncharacterized protein LOC115980177: protein MDWGIDIDASRDVYEEFIDIDGPMDDAEVLDVPQIEKNKEDCPTTVHILEWFTSNTCDNINDPSLALRTGHLKSWHKGDHPATGMLFKNKASVQYVLTLYSIEHNKQNKVIKSNTNRLVATDGQMMDSKFISIALEKYVWEDLTRKAVACIYEDFDESYVELPRFLTALSDVDPNTVTTLKCDPHVPGTCIFNSMFWAFGPCIKGFRHCKPVISIDATHLYGKYKGKLLIAITTDGNNEVYPLAFAVIESESTETWGWFLACLLTYVTDRTNLCIISDRHRGIQSCFDDTTKGYLQLPLTHHRYCLRHLVSNVNTNFNSVPLKNLVQKAATANQVRKFENTMDCIKNVNPDAYDYLKEVHQEKWTLVHDHGHRYGAMTMNLSECFNGVLKGARSLPITAMVKFTFYKVNSYFDERRNKTLEQLEEGGDHIHRVSLMDMTCTCGKWEANKIPCSHLIAICAKHNHDATEYMDNFYHVEEWYHSYEPIFQPLKDRLEWLEPTERRIVMPNPRLIYE, encoded by the exons ATGGACTGGGGAATTGATATTGATGCCAGCCGAGATGTGTACGAAGAGTTCATTGATATTGATGGACCGATGGACGACGCGGAGGTCTTAGATGTACCACAGATCGAAAAAAACAAGGAGGATTGCCCTACAACAGTTCATATCCTAGAATGGTTCACATCAAACACATGCGACAATATTAATGACCCATCACTTGCATTGCGTACAGGACATCTTAAAAGTTGGCATAAAGGTGACCACCCGGCAACGGGGATGCTATTCAAGAATAAAGCCTCTGTTCAATATGTGTTGACTCTCTACTCTATAGAGCATAATAAGCAAAACAAGGTCATCAAGTCTAACACCAATAGGCTG GTAGCGACTGATGGGCAGATGATGGATTCAAAGTTCATCTCAATTGCACTTGAGAAGTATGTATGGGAGGACCTAACCCGAAAG GCAGTTGCGTGTATTTACGAGGATTTTGACGAGTCATATGTAGAATTGCCAAGGTTTCTAACTGCATTGTCCGATGTAGATCCGAACACTGTGACCACATTAAAGTGTGACCCCCATGTCCCGGGGACTTGTATATTCAACTCCATGTTTTGGGCTTTCGGTCCGTGTATTAAAGGGTTCAGGCATTGCAAGCCGGTGATAAGCATAGATGCAACGCACCTCTATGGAAAATACAAAGGAAAGCTGTTGATAGCAATAACAACAGATGGTAACAACGAGGTTTATCCACTCGCATTTGCCGTTATTGAAAGCGAGAGCACGGAGACATGGGGATGGTTCTTGGCATGCCTGTTAACCTATGTTACAGACCGGACCAATTTGTGTATAATATCCGACAGACATCGTGGGATACAATCATGCTTCGATGACACCACTAAGGGCTACTTGCAACTGCCCTTAACCCATCACCGGTATTGCCTCCGCCATTTAGTAAGCAATGTTAACACTAACTTCAATAGTGTGCCGTTGAAGAACTTGGTACAGAAGGCAGCAACTGCAAATCAAGTTAGGAAGTTTGAAAACACCATGGATTGCATCAAGAATGTCAACCCGGATGCGTACGACTATCTTAAGGAGGTACATCAAGAAAAGTGGACACTTGTACATGACCATGGGCACCGATATGGGGCAATGACAATGAACCTGTCAGAGTGCTTCAATGGGGTACTTAAGGGCGCCCGTAGCTTGCCCATAACTGCAATGGTGAAGTTCACATTTTACAAGGTGAACTCATACTTTGACGAACGTCGAAACAAAACCCTAGAGCAGTTGGAAGAGGG GGGAGATCACATCCATAGGGTTTCCCTCATGGACATGACATGCACGTGCGGCAAATGGGAAGCAAACAAGATCCCATGTTCCCACTTGATAGCAATTTGTGCCAAACACAACCATGATGCCACTGAGTATATGGATAATTTCTACCACGTGGAAGAATGGTATCACAGCTATGAGCCGATATTCCAACCACTGAAAGATAGGTTAGAATGGCTGGAGCCAACAGAAAGGAGAATTGTGATGCCAAACCCACGGTTGATCTATGAGTAA